One Nitrospira sp. genomic window, TACGGCACATACTTCGCCATGCCGCGATCGGCGCAAATCTTCGTCAACGACGCCGTCAGCGTCGTCTTGCCATGGTCCACGTGCCCGATCGTCCCAATGTTTACGTGCGGCTTCTTCCGCTCAAATTTCGCCTTCGCCATACCAACTCCCTCCCTCTACACGTACTAAACGGTCAACACTTACTCGCCACGATACTTGGCAATAATCCCCTCTGAAATCTGGCGGGGAACCTGCTCGTACCGATCGAACTCCATGCTATAAGTCGCTCTCCCCTGAGTACGAGAGCGCAAGTCAGTCGCATAACCAAACATCTCACTCAACGGAACCGACGCCTCGATTGCCTGAGCTCCGGCACGAACCTTCATCCCTTGCACCTTGCCGCGCCGACCATTCAGGTTACCAATCACATCCCCCATAAACTCCTGAGGGACCAGCACCTCAACCTTCATAATAGGCTCGAGCAACACAGGATCAGCCTTCTTACAGGCATCGGCAAACGCCATAGATCCGGCGATCTTGAACGCCATTTCATTCGAATCGACATCGTGGTAAGAGCCATACGTAAGCGTTACGCGAATATCACGCAATGGATACCCGGCGATCACACCCGCATCCAACCGCTCCCTGACACCCTTTTCAACGGCAGGAATAAACTCCTTCGGGATGACTCCGCCGACAATCTTATTCACAAACTCAAAGCCCTTGCCAACCTCGGCCGGCTCCACCGTCAGCACGACATGCCCGTATTGACCGCGCCCCCCAGTCTGCTTGACGTACTTTGACTCCGCTTCAGCCTTCCGACGGATCGATTCACGGAATGCAACCTCTGGCTTTCCGACATTGGCTTCAACCTTAAACTCACGGAGCATACGATCGACGATGATCTCGAGATGCAATTCACCCATGCCTGCAATGATGGTCTGCGCCGTCTCTTCATCGGTGCGAACCCGAAAGGAAGGATCTTCCTGCGCCAGCTTCTGAAGGGCAAAGCCCATTTTCTCCTGGTCGGCCTTCGTCTTTGGCTCAATCGCCATCGCAATGACCGGCTCAGGAAACTTCATTACCTCCAGAAGAACCGGCTGCTTTTCCTCAGACAGCGTATCTCCCGTTGTCGCGCCCTTGAGACCAACGGCAGCACAAATGTCTCCGGCATAGGCAACATCAATTTCTTCCCGCTTATTTGCGTGCATCTTCAGGAGGCGGCCGATTCGATCCTTCGTCCCCTTCGTCACGTTCAAGACCGGAGATCCTGTCTTTAGCGTGCCTGAATAGACGCGGAAAAACACCAACTGACCGGCAAACGGATCAGTCATCATCTTAAAAGCAAGAGCCGAGAACGGATCGCTATCATCCGGCTTCCGCTCAACCTCATTGCCAGTATTCGGATCAATGCCCTTCACAGGCGGAATATCGAGAGGAGAGGGGAGGTAATCAACGACCGCGTCGAGCAATTGCTGAACACCCTTATTCTTAAACGCAGACCCGCACAACACCGGAGTAATCTTCATGGCGATCGTCCCTGCCCGGATCGCCCGCATAATCTCTTCTTCCGTCAACGAGTGGCCATTCAAATACTTCTCCATGACCTGCTCATCGAACTCAGCCACGGCATCGATCATCTTCTCGCGATATTCCTTCGCCTGCGCGGCGAGATTTTCAGGAATATCACCGACGACATACTTGGCACCCAACGTCTCATCGTCGTAAAAGAACCCCTTCATCTTCACCAGATCGACGGTGCCGCGATATTCACCTTCACGGCCAATCGGAATCTGAATCGGGACAGGATTCGCGCCCAATCGATCGATAATGGACTGCACGCTCGCGAAGAAGTCCGCGCCGATCCGGTCCATCTTATTCATGAAGGCAATACGAGGAACGTGATACTTATCCGCCTGGCGCCACACCGTCTCAGACTGCGGCTCCACACCCTGCACCGAGTCAAACGCCGCAACCGCGCCATCGAGCACACGAAGAGACCGCTCCACCTCGATCGTAAAATCGACGTGACCGGGAGTATCGATAATATTAATGCGCCGATCGCGCCAGAAGCAGGTCGTGGCCGCGGCGGTAATCGTAATGCCGCGCTCGCGCTCCTGCTCCATCCAGTCCATAGTCGCGGCGCCCTCATGGACTTCGCCGATCTTGTGCGTCATTCCCGTATAGAAGAGAATCCGCTCGGTGGTCGTCGTCTTGCCGGCATCAATATGAGCCATGATGCCGATGTTTCTGGTATTTTCTAACGATGTTTGCCTAGCCACTTCAATCCCCTAAAAAAACACACGTGCCGCACGTTAAGCCGAACAACGACACTGCGATTCAGACACCCCGAACCCGCGAATCGCAGGACGGCTCAACTGCAGCACGGAACGACGTTACCAGCGATAATGCGCGAAGGCCTTATTCGCCTCTGCCATCCGATGCACATCTTCCCGCTTTTTCACGGAGGCCCCGGTATTATTCGACGCGTCCAGCAACTCGGCCGCCAACCGTTCACGCATGCTCTTACCGCCGCGCGTGCGCGAATATTCAGCCAGCCAGCGAAGCGCCAGAGAAATTCTCCGAGCAGGCCTAATCTCAACCGGAACCTGATAAGAAGCGCCGCCAACCCGGCGAGACTTCACCTCAACAACCGGCTTCACATTATCAATGGCCGCCTTGAACACTTTCAGCGGATCGTTGCCAGTCTTCTCCTGGATCGAATCGAAGGCACCATAACAAATCCGCTCAGCAGTGCTCTTCTTCCCACCACTCATAAGGGTATTCACAAACTTCCCGACAAGCTTGTCTCGATACCGCACATCGGGGAGCACTTCACGCTGATCTAAAAATCTACTTCTTGGCATGTGAGAATCTCTTTCTCGTTAGTTCCGCAAACTACTTCGGCCGCTTCGCGCCGTACTTCGAACGACTCTGCTTACGATCAGCCACACCTACCGCATCAAGCGCACCGCGCACCAAGTGATACCGAACACCCGGCAAGTCTTTCACGCGTCCGCCGCGCACCAGCACGATTGAGTGCTCCTGCAAGTTATGGCCAACACCGGGAATATAGGTCGTGACCTCCATTCCGTTCGTTAACCGCACACGAGCCACCTTACGCAAAGCTGAGTTCGGCTTCTTCGGGGTGGTCGTGTACACCCTGAGACAAACCCCGCGCTTCTGCGGGCATCCCTTCAGAGCTGGACTCTTCGTTTTGGCCTTGACGAGATTCCGGCCTTTTCTCACTAACTGATTGATAGTCGGCATTGTTTTTAAACCCTTATCAAAGTCACAAACGGCGATGCCTTCATCTGCAGAGCCGTCGGATTATAATGATGCAACCGCCGCCTGTCAAGTGACCTTCAGGCGCACAGCACTTTTAGCCTGATTATTATCTCGCCGCCTCTCCAGAACCAGCCGCCACACGCTCATGACCGGCAGAATCGGCTCCATGAGCAGCCGCCACCGCCGCCGGCTCAGACTTCTCACTGATCACAAACGTATCCCGATATTCCTCAAAGCCACTGCCAGCAGGAATCAAGCGGCCCACGATCACGTTCTCCTTCAGCCCGAGGAGATTATCCTCGCGGCCATTGATCGCCGCCTCCGTTAATACACGTGTTGTTTCCTGGAACGAGGCAGCCGAAATAAAGCTGTCCGTAGTCAACGCCGCCTTAGTAATACCCAGGAGAACGGGCTTTCCTAATGCAGGCTTTCCATCTTTCTCAAGAACCCGTTCATTTTCTTTTTCGAAAAGCGCCTTGCTCACCTGGCTACCGGGCAAGAACTCGGTATCGCCCGGATCTTCGATGCGCACTTTTCGCAGCATTTGCCGAACGATGATCTCGATATGCTTGTCATTGATCGACACGCCTTGCAAGCGATACACATCCTGCACTTCATCCACGAGATATTTCTGCAATTCGTTGGGACCCAGCACATCAAGAATGTCGTGCGGATTGGCCGAACCATCCATCAACGGCTCGCCCGCGCGTACCCAGTCGCCCTCATGGACATTAACGTGCTTTCCCTTCGGAATGAAGTATTCCTTTACATCGCCCATCTTGTTATCGACAAGCACTTTCCGCTGGCCCTTGACGAATCCGCCGTAAGAGACTTCGCCGTCGATCTCACTGATGACGGCTTGTTCTTTCGGCTTGCGCGCCTCAAACAGTTCGGCCACGCGAGGCAGACCACCGGTGATATCCTTTGTCTTGGTGGTTTCGCGCGGGATCTTTGCCAACACATCGCCGGGGTGCACTTCCTGCCCCTTTTCCACGAAAATGTGAGCGCCTACAGGCAGGAGATACCGCGCAACATTGGCGCCGGCCGCCACCTTGGCGGTCTTCCCGCCTTCATCCTTGATCGACACGCGCGGTCTCAGCGTCTGACCGGAATGCTCGATGATCACCTTACGGGATAACCCGGTGACTTCATCGAACTCATCCTTCATCGTCACGCCTTCGACAATATCTCCGTAGGCAACCTTACCACCGACTTCCGTCAGGATCGTCAGTGAGTACGGATCCCACTCCACCAGTTTCTGCCCCAATTCAACCTTGTCGCCGTCCTTGATCTTGATCTTGGCGCCATACACGACCGGATACTTTTCGCGTTCGCGGCCGCTTTCGTCCACAATCGCAATCTTGGCATTGCGATTCATGACGACCCACTCGCCTTCCTTATTGCGCACGGCGATGGCGCCGTTGTGCACATCGGCGTTTTTCTTCGCGTCGAAACTCATGAAACGGATGCGGCCTGCGTGCTTGGCCTCAAGGACCGTTTGCTCGACGACCTTGCTCGCCGTACCACCGATGTGGAACGTCCGCATGGTCAACTGCGTGCCAGGCTCACCGATTGACTGCGCCGCAATGACACCGACCGGCTCACCCTTTTCAACCAGCCGTCCGCGGGCAAGATCGCGGCCGTAGCAGGCCTGACACACGCCGCGGGGCGCCTGGCAGGTCAGCACCGACCGAATCTTTACACGATCGACGCCGGCTTCCACCACCGCCTTGGTGCGCTCTTCGTTGATTTCCTCGTTGCGCGACACAATGATTTCTCCGGTCACAGGGTCGCGGATATCCTCCGCGGCCAAGCGGCCGAGCACGCGCTCTTCGAGCGGCTGAATGACCTCGCCGCCTTCGACCAGCGCACTGACCATGATTCCGTCGTGCGTCCCGCAATCGATCTCATAAATAATCACGTCCTGCGCAATATCGACGAGGCGTCTCGTCAGATAGCCGGAATTCGCCGTTTTCAACGCCGTGTCCGCCAGACCTTTGCGGGCACCGTGCGTCGAGATGAAGTACTGCAACACGGTCAGGCCTTCACGGAAATTCGCGGTAATCGGCGTTTCAATAATTTCACCGGACGGCTTCGCCATCAGTCCGCGCATACCGCCCAACTGACGGATCTGTTGGGAGCTGCCTCGGGCGCCGGAATCCGCCATCATGAAGATAGGATTGAAGGATTCGGCCTTCCCGGGATCTCCGCCTGCGCCGAGCTCCTTCATCATTTCGTTGGCCACCTGCTCGGTCACATGCGCCCAGATGTCGATCACCTTGTTGTACCGTTCACCGTTGGTGATCAAACCTTCCGAGTACTGCTTCTCGATTTCGTTGACTTCCTTTTGCGCCTTGACGATCAAATCTTCCTTCTTCGACGGGATGTGCATGTTATCGACACAGATCGACACACCCGCCCGGGTCGCATAGAAGAATCCGATGTCCTTGATCTTATCGAGGAAGACCACCGTCTCACGATGCCCCGTCTGCCGATAGACGGAGTCGATCAACTTGGTCATTTCCTTTTTCGTCATCAGCTTGTTGGCTGTCGCAAAGGGCATCCCGGCCGGAAGAATTTCTGAAAGCAGCACACGCCCCACCGTTGTCTGCACCAGCGCGCCGCTGAGACGCACCTTGATGCGAGCATGCTCTTCGACTTCCCGCGCATCGAATGCGATACGCACTTCTTCGGGAGATCCAAAAATCTTGCCTTCTCCCTTGACGCCAAGCCGCTCCTTCGTAAGCCAATACACTCCCAACACCATGTCCTGCGAGGGCACCGCAATCGGCTTTCCATTGGCCGGTGACAAGATGTTGTTGATCGACATCATCAATACCCGGGCCTCGACCTGAGCTTCAACGGACAACGGCACGTGCACCGCCATCTGGTCTCCGTCGAAGTCGGCGTTGAACGCCGCGCAGACCAGCGGATGCAAGCGAATCGCCTTGCCTTCCACCAAGACCGGATCAAAGGCCTGAATGCCCAGCCGGTGCAGCGTCGGCGCGCGGTTCAGCAACACCGGATGTTCCCGGATCACCTCGTCGAGCACATCCCACACTTCCGGCCGTTCCTTCTCGACCAGCCGCTTGGCACTCTTGATCGTCGTCGCCGCGCCACGCTCTTCCAGCTTGTGGAAGATGAACGGCTTGAACAGCTCCAAGGCCATCTTCTTCGGCAAGCCGCACTGATGCAGACGAAGCTCCGGGCCGACCACGATGACCGTACGACCGGAATAGTCAACGCGCTTACCGAGCAGGTTCTGACGGAACCGGCCCTGCTTTCCCTTCAGCATGTCGCTCAGAGACTTGAGCGGCCGCTTGTTGGGTCCACGGATAGCCCGTCCGCGACGCCCGTTATCGAACAGCGCATCGACGGCTTCCTGGAGCATGCGCATTTCATTGCGGATGATGACTCCCGGCGCCTTCAATTCCATCAGGCGCTTCAACCGGTTGTTCCGGTTGATCACGCGGCGGTACAGATCGTTGAGATCGGAGGTGGCAAAACGGCCGCCGTCCAGCGGCACGAGCGGACGCAACTCCGGCGGCAGCACCGGAATGACATCCATAATCATCCACTCTGGCTTGTTTCCGGACTTGCGGAACGCCTCTAACACTTTCAAGCGCTTCGCGTACTTTTTCTTCAACGCTGCGGAGGCCGACGTCTTGGCCTTGATCTGAATCTCATCCCACAGCGTATTGATGTCGATCTTGCGGAGCAGTTCACGAATGGCATCGGCGCCGATCCCGACTTTGAATCCGCTGGATCCGAACTCGGATTGCAGCGTCCGCAGCTTGTCTTCCGGCACCAGCTCCTTTTCGGAGAGATCCGTCGATCCCGGATCGACGCACACATAGCTTTCGAAGTAGAGAATCTTTTCCAGCTGCTTCAGACTCATGTCGAGCAGCGTCCCAATGCGGCTGGGCACGCCCTTCAGAAACCAGATGTGCGCCACCGGCGCCGCCAGTTCGATATGGCCCATCCGCTCGCGGCGAACCTTGGACTGAATGACTTCCACGCCGCACTTGTCGCAGACGATGCCGCGATGCTTCATGCGCTTATATTTGCCGCAATTGCATTCCCAGTCCTTGATCGGACCGAAAATCTTTGCGCAAAACAATCCGTCTTTTTCCGGCTTGAACGACCGGTAGTTGATCGTTTCCGGCTTCTTCACTTCGCCGTAGGACCACGACCGGATCTTCTCGGGCGACGCGATGCGAATGCGCATCGAATCGAACGACACCGAATCACGCGGTTTCTCGAATAATGAATATACGCCTTCCAAGGTAGCAACCTCCTCTGATGCCGGCAGCCTGGCCGGCACTCAAGCAGTTAGTCTTGCGTCTTGACCAGCTCGACGTCGAGCCCCAGACTCTGCAACTCTTTGACCAAGACGTTAAACGACTCAGGCAACCCAGGTTCCAAGAATGGCTCGCCTTTGACAATGGCCTCGTACATGCGCGACCGGCCAGGCACGTCGTCAGACTTTACCGTCAGGAATTCCTGCAAGGTGGACGCGGCACCATAGGCCTGCAGCGCCCAGACTTCCATTTCTCCCAGCCGCTGACCGCCGAACTGCGCTTTACCACCCAGCGGCTGCTGGGTGACCAGCGAGTAGGGACCGATCGACCGGGCGTGAATCTTATCGTCAACCAAGTGGTGCAATTTCAGCACGTACATATACCCGACCGTGACAGGACTTCCGAAGGTCTCTCCGGTACGCCCGTCCACCAGCTGGCTCTGTCCGCTCGTCGGCAGCTTGGCCTTCTTGAGCAGTTCCTTGATTTCTTTTTCCGACGCGCCGTCGAACACCGGACTCGCCACCTTGATGCCCAGAGCCTTGGCGGCCCAGCCCAAGTGCGTCTCCAGAATCTGTCCGACGTTCATACGCGACGGCACACCCAACGGATTCAGCACGATTTCCACCGGCGTTCCATCCGGCAAATACGGCATATCTTCTTCCGGCAACACGCGGGACACCACGCCCTTATTCCCGTGACGTCCGGCCATCTTATCGCCGACCTGAATCTTGCGCTTCATGGCGATGTA contains:
- a CDS encoding GTP-binding protein, whose protein sequence is MAKAKFERKKPHVNIGTIGHVDHGKTTLTASLTKICADRGMAKYVP
- the fusA gene encoding elongation factor G translates to MARQTSLENTRNIGIMAHIDAGKTTTTERILFYTGMTHKIGEVHEGAATMDWMEQERERGITITAAATTCFWRDRRINIIDTPGHVDFTIEVERSLRVLDGAVAAFDSVQGVEPQSETVWRQADKYHVPRIAFMNKMDRIGADFFASVQSIIDRLGANPVPIQIPIGREGEYRGTVDLVKMKGFFYDDETLGAKYVVGDIPENLAAQAKEYREKMIDAVAEFDEQVMEKYLNGHSLTEEEIMRAIRAGTIAMKITPVLCGSAFKNKGVQQLLDAVVDYLPSPLDIPPVKGIDPNTGNEVERKPDDSDPFSALAFKMMTDPFAGQLVFFRVYSGTLKTGSPVLNVTKGTKDRIGRLLKMHANKREEIDVAYAGDICAAVGLKGATTGDTLSEEKQPVLLEVMKFPEPVIAMAIEPKTKADQEKMGFALQKLAQEDPSFRVRTDEETAQTIIAGMGELHLEIIVDRMLREFKVEANVGKPEVAFRESIRRKAEAESKYVKQTGGRGQYGHVVLTVEPAEVGKGFEFVNKIVGGVIPKEFIPAVEKGVRERLDAGVIAGYPLRDIRVTLTYGSYHDVDSNEMAFKIAGSMAFADACKKADPVLLEPIMKVEVLVPQEFMGDVIGNLNGRRGKVQGMKVRAGAQAIEASVPLSEMFGYATDLRSRTQGRATYSMEFDRYEQVPRQISEGIIAKYRGE
- the rpsG gene encoding 30S ribosomal protein S7 → MPRSRFLDQREVLPDVRYRDKLVGKFVNTLMSGGKKSTAERICYGAFDSIQEKTGNDPLKVFKAAIDNVKPVVEVKSRRVGGASYQVPVEIRPARRISLALRWLAEYSRTRGGKSMRERLAAELLDASNNTGASVKKREDVHRMAEANKAFAHYRW
- the rpsL gene encoding 30S ribosomal protein S12, which translates into the protein MPTINQLVRKGRNLVKAKTKSPALKGCPQKRGVCLRVYTTTPKKPNSALRKVARVRLTNGMEVTTYIPGVGHNLQEHSIVLVRGGRVKDLPGVRYHLVRGALDAVGVADRKQSRSKYGAKRPK
- the rpoC gene encoding DNA-directed RNA polymerase subunit beta', which produces MEGVYSLFEKPRDSVSFDSMRIRIASPEKIRSWSYGEVKKPETINYRSFKPEKDGLFCAKIFGPIKDWECNCGKYKRMKHRGIVCDKCGVEVIQSKVRRERMGHIELAAPVAHIWFLKGVPSRIGTLLDMSLKQLEKILYFESYVCVDPGSTDLSEKELVPEDKLRTLQSEFGSSGFKVGIGADAIRELLRKIDINTLWDEIQIKAKTSASAALKKKYAKRLKVLEAFRKSGNKPEWMIMDVIPVLPPELRPLVPLDGGRFATSDLNDLYRRVINRNNRLKRLMELKAPGVIIRNEMRMLQEAVDALFDNGRRGRAIRGPNKRPLKSLSDMLKGKQGRFRQNLLGKRVDYSGRTVIVVGPELRLHQCGLPKKMALELFKPFIFHKLEERGAATTIKSAKRLVEKERPEVWDVLDEVIREHPVLLNRAPTLHRLGIQAFDPVLVEGKAIRLHPLVCAAFNADFDGDQMAVHVPLSVEAQVEARVLMMSINNILSPANGKPIAVPSQDMVLGVYWLTKERLGVKGEGKIFGSPEEVRIAFDAREVEEHARIKVRLSGALVQTTVGRVLLSEILPAGMPFATANKLMTKKEMTKLIDSVYRQTGHRETVVFLDKIKDIGFFYATRAGVSICVDNMHIPSKKEDLIVKAQKEVNEIEKQYSEGLITNGERYNKVIDIWAHVTEQVANEMMKELGAGGDPGKAESFNPIFMMADSGARGSSQQIRQLGGMRGLMAKPSGEIIETPITANFREGLTVLQYFISTHGARKGLADTALKTANSGYLTRRLVDIAQDVIIYEIDCGTHDGIMVSALVEGGEVIQPLEERVLGRLAAEDIRDPVTGEIIVSRNEEINEERTKAVVEAGVDRVKIRSVLTCQAPRGVCQACYGRDLARGRLVEKGEPVGVIAAQSIGEPGTQLTMRTFHIGGTASKVVEQTVLEAKHAGRIRFMSFDAKKNADVHNGAIAVRNKEGEWVVMNRNAKIAIVDESGREREKYPVVYGAKIKIKDGDKVELGQKLVEWDPYSLTILTEVGGKVAYGDIVEGVTMKDEFDEVTGLSRKVIIEHSGQTLRPRVSIKDEGGKTAKVAAGANVARYLLPVGAHIFVEKGQEVHPGDVLAKIPRETTKTKDITGGLPRVAELFEARKPKEQAVISEIDGEVSYGGFVKGQRKVLVDNKMGDVKEYFIPKGKHVNVHEGDWVRAGEPLMDGSANPHDILDVLGPNELQKYLVDEVQDVYRLQGVSINDKHIEIIVRQMLRKVRIEDPGDTEFLPGSQVSKALFEKENERVLEKDGKPALGKPVLLGITKAALTTDSFISAASFQETTRVLTEAAINGREDNLLGLKENVIVGRLIPAGSGFEEYRDTFVISEKSEPAAVAAAHGADSAGHERVAAGSGEAAR